One bacterium genomic region harbors:
- a CDS encoding CoB--CoM heterodisulfide reductase iron-sulfur subunit B family protein yields MTSFSYYPGCSLHATAREYDESIRAVAGVLGFELREIEDWCCCGATPAHAIDPDAAHLLGDWNLARATATGAGPLLTGCASCYSRLRAAGAELRAHPASAPAAAARVGGTIDPDLEILHVAQLLARPEVREAVAAKVTRPLNGLKIACYYGCLLTRPRGENAFDDAEAPTLLEDLVRLAGGEPVDWPLRLDCCGASLALPEPAIVRDLSGKLLAMAHARGAQAMMVACPLCHANLDMTQPAIAKQKKFDFEMPVLYVTQVIGLALGIEPRALGLHRHIVPVRVDALIPAREANHV; encoded by the coding sequence GTGACCAGCTTCTCCTACTACCCCGGTTGTTCGCTGCACGCCACCGCGCGCGAGTACGACGAATCCATCCGTGCGGTGGCCGGCGTCCTCGGCTTCGAGCTGCGCGAGATCGAGGACTGGTGCTGCTGCGGCGCCACGCCGGCGCACGCGATCGACCCGGACGCGGCGCACTTGCTGGGCGACTGGAACCTCGCCCGCGCCACGGCGACCGGAGCGGGGCCCCTGCTGACCGGCTGCGCTTCCTGCTATTCGCGGCTGCGCGCGGCGGGCGCCGAGCTGCGCGCCCATCCCGCGTCCGCGCCGGCGGCGGCGGCGCGTGTGGGCGGCACCATCGATCCGGACCTGGAGATCCTGCACGTGGCGCAGCTGCTGGCGCGCCCGGAGGTGCGCGAGGCGGTGGCCGCGAAGGTGACGCGCCCGCTGAACGGGCTGAAGATCGCCTGCTACTACGGCTGCCTGCTGACGCGGCCGCGCGGCGAGAACGCCTTCGACGACGCCGAGGCCCCGACGCTGCTCGAGGATCTCGTCCGCCTGGCCGGTGGCGAACCCGTGGACTGGCCGCTGCGGCTGGACTGCTGCGGGGCCTCGCTGGCGCTGCCCGAGCCCGCCATCGTGCGCGACCTGTCGGGCAAGCTGCTGGCGATGGCGCACGCGCGCGGCGCGCAGGCGATGATGGTCGCCTGCCCGCTCTGCCACGCGAACCTCGACATGACGCAGCCGGCGATCGCGAAGCAGAAGAAGTTCGACTTCGAGATGCCCGTGCTCTACGTCACCCAGGTGATCGGTCTGGCGCTCGGCATCGAGCCGCGGGCGCTCGGCCTGCACCGCCACATCGTGCCCGTCCGCGTGGACGCGCTCATTCCGGCGCGGGAGGCGAACCATGTCTAG
- a CDS encoding CoB--CoM heterodisulfide reductase iron-sulfur subunit A family protein, with protein sequence MSRVGVFVCHCGENIGRTVDCAKVAEAAGALPGVVHSVDYKYMCSDPGQNMVRAAIRDLKLDGVVVAACSPAMHEPTFRRATLGEGLNPFRCEMVNVREQCSWVHEDRPAATEKAVDLVRMMVEKVKRNEDLFPIKVPLTRRALVVGGGIAGIQAALDMANAGIPVVMVEKEPSIGGHMSQLSETFPTLDCSQCILTPRMVEVAQHPLITLHTFSEIEKVEGYIGNFRVTVRKKARSVDMAKCTGCGVCQQKCPQKKIPSEFDAGLGSRAAIYIPFPQAVPNKPVIDRERCTHFKTGKCGVCEKVCGPGAVDFEQQDEFVVENVGAAVLATGYQLYDIGDPGAGLRGYPEYGGGKIADVIDGLQFERLASASGPTGGEIRRPSDGKVPQTVVFLQCIGSRDRAKGIEYCSKICCMYTAKHALLYKHKVHEGKAVVFYMDVRAPGKGYDEFVRRAVEEDEVLYLRGKVSRLYEDDGRIVVSGVDTLAGMPVEIRADLVVLATAIRPQAGAARLAQKFGVGYDGHAFYSEAHPKLRPVESAAAGVMLAGVCQGPKDIPEAVAQASAAAAKVAVLFSRETLDREPVVARVNEAVCAGCFACQEVCPYGAVELNEVRDRQGRLLRRTARVNAGVCNGCGTCVATCPSKSLELAGYTDEQIFAQISALVP encoded by the coding sequence ATGTCTAGGGTCGGGGTCTTCGTCTGCCATTGCGGCGAGAACATCGGGCGCACCGTGGACTGCGCGAAGGTGGCCGAGGCCGCCGGCGCACTGCCCGGCGTCGTCCACTCGGTGGACTACAAGTACATGTGCTCGGATCCGGGGCAGAACATGGTCCGCGCCGCGATCCGCGACCTGAAGCTCGACGGCGTGGTGGTGGCCGCGTGCAGTCCCGCCATGCACGAGCCGACGTTCCGCCGCGCCACGCTCGGCGAGGGGCTCAACCCCTTCCGCTGCGAGATGGTGAACGTGCGCGAGCAGTGCTCGTGGGTGCACGAGGATCGCCCGGCGGCCACCGAAAAGGCCGTCGACCTGGTGCGCATGATGGTCGAGAAGGTCAAGCGCAACGAGGACCTCTTTCCGATCAAGGTGCCGCTGACGCGGCGCGCGCTGGTGGTCGGCGGCGGCATCGCCGGGATCCAGGCGGCGCTGGACATGGCCAACGCCGGCATCCCGGTGGTGATGGTGGAGAAGGAGCCGTCCATCGGCGGGCACATGAGCCAGCTGTCGGAGACCTTCCCGACGCTCGACTGCTCGCAGTGCATCCTGACGCCTCGCATGGTCGAGGTCGCCCAGCACCCGCTGATCACGCTGCACACCTTCAGCGAGATCGAGAAGGTCGAGGGCTACATCGGCAACTTCCGCGTGACGGTGCGCAAGAAGGCGCGCTCGGTGGACATGGCGAAGTGCACCGGCTGCGGCGTCTGCCAGCAGAAATGCCCGCAGAAGAAGATCCCGTCCGAGTTCGACGCGGGGCTGGGCAGCCGCGCCGCCATCTATATCCCGTTCCCGCAGGCCGTGCCGAACAAGCCGGTCATCGACCGCGAGCGCTGCACGCATTTCAAGACCGGCAAGTGCGGCGTCTGCGAGAAGGTGTGCGGTCCGGGCGCGGTGGACTTCGAGCAGCAGGACGAGTTCGTGGTCGAGAACGTCGGCGCCGCGGTGCTGGCGACGGGCTACCAGCTCTACGACATCGGGGACCCCGGCGCCGGCCTGCGCGGCTATCCCGAGTACGGCGGCGGCAAGATCGCGGACGTCATCGACGGCCTGCAGTTCGAGCGCTTGGCCTCGGCGTCGGGGCCGACCGGGGGCGAGATCCGCCGCCCGTCTGACGGCAAGGTGCCGCAGACCGTGGTCTTCCTGCAGTGCATCGGCAGCCGCGACCGCGCCAAGGGGATCGAGTACTGCTCGAAGATCTGCTGCATGTACACGGCCAAGCACGCCCTGCTCTACAAGCACAAGGTGCACGAGGGCAAGGCCGTGGTCTTCTACATGGACGTGCGCGCCCCCGGCAAGGGCTACGACGAGTTCGTGCGGCGCGCCGTCGAGGAGGACGAGGTCCTCTACCTGCGCGGCAAGGTGTCGCGGCTCTACGAGGACGACGGCCGGATCGTTGTTTCGGGGGTCGACACGCTGGCAGGCATGCCGGTGGAGATCCGGGCCGACCTGGTCGTGCTCGCCACGGCGATCCGCCCTCAGGCCGGCGCGGCACGCCTGGCGCAGAAGTTCGGCGTCGGCTACGACGGCCACGCCTTCTACTCCGAGGCGCACCCCAAGCTGCGGCCGGTGGAATCGGCGGCCGCCGGCGTCATGCTGGCGGGCGTCTGCCAGGGGCCCAAGGACATCCCCGAGGCCGTGGCGCAGGCCAGTGCGGCGGCGGCCAAGGTGGCCGTGCTGTTCTCGCGCGAGACGCTGGACCGCGAGCCGGTCGTCGCCCGCGTGAACGAGGCCGTCTGCGCGGGCTGCTTCGCCTGCCAGGAGGTCTGCCCCTACGGCGCCGTCGAGCTGAACGAGGTGCGCGACCGGCAGGGACGGCTGCTGCGCCGCACGGCACGGGTGAACGCCGGCGTCTGCAACGGGTGCGGGACCTGCGTGGCCACCTGTCCGTCGAAGTCGCTCGAGCTGGCCGGTTACACCGACGAGCAGATCTTCGCCCAGATCAGCGCGCTGGTCCCATAG